The Methanosphaera sp. WGK6 genomic interval AAGCATTTGATAAAGAAAATATATTTGGACAAGGTGAACCTAACGATGCATTTGCACAATTCTTCATAGGACAATCATACCTAAATCCACTAGTAAACCCAGAAGAAACAAGTGTATTTCTAGCAAATGTAACCTTTGAACCAGGATGTAGAAATAACTGGCATATTCACAAAGCAACAAATGGTGGGGGACAACTTCTCATATGTACAGCAGGAGAAGGATGGTACCAAGAAGAAGGTAAAAAAGCACAAAGTCTAAAACCAGGAGATGTTGTAACAATACCTGCAAATGTAAAACACTGGCATGGAGCAAAAAAAGATTCATGGTTTAGTCATATTGCAGTAGAAGTACCTGGAGAAAATACTGAAAATGAATGGCTAGAAGAAGTTAGTGATGAAGAATACCTTAACTTATAAAAAAGGAAATAATTTAATATGATAAGTAGTGTCCTGTTACACTACTTTCATTATTAATAATATCATCAAGCACACCACAAGCTACAATTTCACCACCATCAACACCACCACCAGGACCCATATCAATAATATAATCAGCATTTTTTATAAGGTCCAAATCATGTTCTATGATAATTACAGTTGCACCATTATCAATAAGTTTTTGGAATATATTTATTAATAATTTAACATCAAGTGGATGTAATCCTATACTTGGTTCATCAAATATGAAAAGGGTATTATATTGTTTTCGACCAATGTCTGAAGCTAGTTTAAGTCTTTGTGCCTCACCACCCGATAATGCTGGTGTATCCTCACCGAGTGTAAGATAGCCTAGACCTAGATTTGATAATATTTGTAACTTATTTCTTATCTTAGATTCCCCACTAAAAACATCGATTGCCTCATCAATTGTTAGTGCTAGAACATCTTTTATTGAATAATTTTTATATTTAACTACATCTACTTTATCAGAGTATCTTAGCCCATTACATGCAGGACATATTATTTCTACATCTGGTAAGAATTGTACATCCATACTAATTTGGCCTGTACCATTACATTTATCACATCTTAGTTTACCTGTATTATATGAGTAATCTTTTAGATTATATTCATGTTGTTTTGATTCATCTAGACTTGCATATAGTTTTCTTAGATTTGTTAGAATTCCACTATATGTTACTAGTGTACTTCGCACATTTTTCCCGATTGGTGTTGCATCAATTAAGTTAATTTTTTCAATACCACACGTATCTATACTTTTAACATGACTTGGTAGTGGTGTGTTATCTATTGTATTTTTTATTGCTGGATATAATCCTTCAAGAATACTTGTTGTTTTCCCACTACCTGAAACTCCTGTGATTACTGTCATTCTTCCTTTTGGAATTTCCATTGTTATTGGTTTTACTGTGTGTATATTATCTGTGGATATTTTTATAGAACCCTTTTCAAATAGATCTTCTTTTAATGTTTTATTTCTAACTATTACATCTTCTGTTTTATTTAGATATTTTCCTATTTGTGAGTTATTGTTTTCTATAATTTCAGGTATTGTTCCCTGTGCTATTATGTTTCCACCACCTGCTCCTGATTTTGGTCCTATTTCTATCATGTAATCTGCGGTTTCTAGTATCTGTGTATCATGATCTACTAGTATTACTGAGTTTCCATCTTCTATTAATTGTTTTAGTAGTTTTATTAGCCCATCTACATTTGCTGGGTGAAGTCCTATTGATGGTTCGTCTAGAACATATAGTACTCCTGTTGTATGATTTCTCACTGTTCTTGCTAGTTGTACTCTTTGTAGTTCTCCTGTGGATAGTGTGGAGCTTGGCCTGTCTAGTGATATATATCCTAGTCCCAAGTTTAGTAGTGCATTTGCATTATCCATGAATTCTTCTTCAATTTGATTTGCTATTTCTCGTACATCAGAAGGTAGTTTGTTTATTGTTTTTGGTAACCATTCTACTACTTCTTCTAGTGTCATTTTAGTTGTATTTTCTAGATTTATACCTCCAAGTAGTGTGGAGTTTGCCCTCTTGTTAAGTCGAGACCCATTACATTCATCACATGTTTTTGTTGTTAGGAATTTGTTAATTTTCTTTAGTCCCTTCTCTGATTTTGCATTACTTAGTGCTATTTTTACTGCATCTATTGCATTTCTGTATTTGAAGTTTAGCTCGAATACTTTTCCATTTGCTGGAATTACCACATCTTTTGCTACTTCTTCTCCATAGAATATTATATCTTTTTCTTCATCTGTTAGGTCCTTGTAGGGTATGTCTATTCGTACTCCTAATTCTTTTGCCACATAGAACATGGATGATAGTCCCATCATATTCCATGCATTTACTGCTCCTTCTTCTAGTGTTTTGGTTTCATCAGGTACTAGTGTTGTTAAGTCCACGTCTCTCATTAGTCCTGTTCCTGAACATTTTGGACATGCTCCATCACTGTTAAATGCATATTCTTCTGCACTTAATCCCATGAATTCTTCATTACATTCAGGGCATTTGAGTGGTATTTCTAGTGCTATATTTATTGATGCATCTAGTTTATGTCCATTTGAGCAGATATAATTTCCACATCTAGAGTACAGTAGTCTTAGTGAGTTTAGTAGTTCTGTGGATGTTCCAAATGTACTTCTTATTCCAGGTATGTTTGGTCTTTGATGTAGTGCTAGTGCTGCTGGTACATGTTCTATTGAGTCTATTTTTGCTTTTTCACTTTGTGTGATTCTTCGTCTAGTATATGTTGATAGTGCTTCAAGGTATCTTCTTGATCCTTCTGCATATAATACTCCTAGTGCTAGTGATGATTTTCCACTTCCTGATACTCCAGCTATTGCAACTATTTTTCCTAATGGAATGTTTACATCTATGTTTTTTAGGTTATGTACTCTTGCACCTTTTATTATTATTGTGTCATTGAACATTTTTTCTAAACTCTTATTTATTTATCTTGATTATAGTTTCTGTAATAGATTATATAAAAGAATTATAATTTGAGTTCAAAATGTTTTATAAAAAAAATGGAAATATTTAGAGTAATTCTATTTACTCATAATAGGGTGATTATGTCCAAGTGTATGGTCTAAATTCACTTGGTGGAATGTACATTACTTCTGCAAGGTCTTCTTTTAGTAGCATTTCATTAAGATTTTTAT includes:
- a CDS encoding cupin domain-containing protein, producing MDKEAFDKENIFGQGEPNDAFAQFFIGQSYLNPLVNPEETSVFLANVTFEPGCRNNWHIHKATNGGGQLLICTAGEGWYQEEGKKAQSLKPGDVVTIPANVKHWHGAKKDSWFSHIAVEVPGENTENEWLEEVSDEEYLNL
- a CDS encoding ATP-binding cassette domain-containing protein is translated as MFNDTIIIKGARVHNLKNIDVNIPLGKIVAIAGVSGSGKSSLALGVLYAEGSRRYLEALSTYTRRRITQSEKAKIDSIEHVPAALALHQRPNIPGIRSTFGTSTELLNSLRLLYSRCGNYICSNGHKLDASINIALEIPLKCPECNEEFMGLSAEEYAFNSDGACPKCSGTGLMRDVDLTTLVPDETKTLEEGAVNAWNMMGLSSMFYVAKELGVRIDIPYKDLTDEEKDIIFYGEEVAKDVVIPANGKVFELNFKYRNAIDAVKIALSNAKSEKGLKKINKFLTTKTCDECNGSRLNKRANSTLLGGINLENTTKMTLEEVVEWLPKTINKLPSDVREIANQIEEEFMDNANALLNLGLGYISLDRPSSTLSTGELQRVQLARTVRNHTTGVLYVLDEPSIGLHPANVDGLIKLLKQLIEDGNSVILVDHDTQILETADYMIEIGPKSGAGGGNIIAQGTIPEIIENNNSQIGKYLNKTEDVIVRNKTLKEDLFEKGSIKISTDNIHTVKPITMEIPKGRMTVITGVSGSGKTTSILEGLYPAIKNTIDNTPLPSHVKSIDTCGIEKINLIDATPIGKNVRSTLVTYSGILTNLRKLYASLDESKQHEYNLKDYSYNTGKLRCDKCNGTGQISMDVQFLPDVEIICPACNGLRYSDKVDVVKYKNYSIKDVLALTIDEAIDVFSGESKIRNKLQILSNLGLGYLTLGEDTPALSGGEAQRLKLASDIGRKQYNTLFIFDEPSIGLHPLDVKLLINIFQKLIDNGATVIIIEHDLDLIKNADYIIDMGPGGGVDGGEIVACGVLDDIINNESSVTGHYLSY